In Luteitalea sp. TBR-22, one genomic interval encodes:
- a CDS encoding M13 family metallopeptidase codes for MRRALLAAAATCLVAGCSSQPPAPKAETAAPAPAKPALGTFGVDLSNMDTTVKPGDDFFRHANGKWLATFKMPADKARYGAFDALGDKSEADVKAVLEELAAKKPAPGTTPAKVGDMYASWMDEAAIEARGTAPLKPYLAKIEAVTDTKGVLALMATPEFAAPFSIGIEADPQDPKQYAIWAGQDGLGMPDRDYYLEKGASFDKYRTAYKAYVTKIFELLGDATPAASADQVIALETTIARGHWKQAELRDVARAIKPMPFAQFKTFAPTVDWDAFMAGLGLPPNPAKVVAYGDTAVKNGAALVGSQPVAAWKKYLAFHLASDNATNLPKAFDDASFEFFGKTLRGLEAKRERWKRGVTLLDQNIGEGVGEAYVAKFFPPDHKAKMDALVANLRKALEGRLKTLPWMDEATRAEALKKLATFEPRVGYPSKWRDYSALTIDKGTLFENVVNARAFEWKRQVARLGKPVDREEWGMNPQEVNAYYNPLMNQITFPAAILQPPFFDVNADPAVNYGAIGGVIGHEIGHGFDDQGRAFDEAGRTRNWWTPETDAKFKAATRQLGAQYAKYCPVPNGCINGDLTMGENIGDLGGLTMAYTAYKLSLNGKEAPVIDGLTGDQRFFLAWAQVWRALAREDDTRQRLVTDPHSMPEFRCNGVVRNMDEWYAAFNVKEGDKLYLPPDQRVKIW; via the coding sequence ATGAGACGTGCCCTGCTTGCGGCCGCCGCAACCTGCCTGGTTGCCGGCTGCTCCTCCCAGCCTCCGGCCCCGAAGGCCGAGACTGCCGCCCCGGCGCCTGCCAAGCCCGCGCTGGGCACCTTCGGCGTCGACCTGTCCAACATGGACACGACGGTGAAGCCCGGCGACGACTTCTTCCGCCACGCCAACGGCAAGTGGCTGGCGACGTTCAAGATGCCGGCCGACAAGGCCCGGTACGGCGCCTTCGACGCGCTGGGCGACAAGTCGGAGGCCGACGTGAAGGCCGTGCTCGAGGAGCTGGCCGCGAAGAAGCCGGCGCCCGGCACCACGCCGGCCAAGGTCGGCGACATGTACGCCAGCTGGATGGACGAGGCCGCCATCGAGGCGCGCGGCACCGCGCCGCTCAAGCCGTACCTGGCCAAGATCGAGGCCGTCACCGACACGAAGGGCGTGCTCGCGCTCATGGCGACGCCCGAGTTCGCGGCGCCGTTCAGCATCGGCATCGAGGCCGACCCGCAGGATCCGAAGCAGTACGCGATCTGGGCCGGCCAGGACGGCCTCGGCATGCCCGACCGCGACTACTACCTCGAGAAGGGTGCGTCGTTCGACAAGTACCGCACCGCGTACAAGGCGTACGTCACGAAGATCTTCGAGCTGCTCGGCGACGCGACGCCGGCCGCCTCGGCCGACCAGGTGATCGCGCTCGAGACGACCATCGCGCGCGGCCACTGGAAGCAGGCCGAGTTGCGCGACGTGGCCAGGGCGATCAAGCCGATGCCGTTCGCGCAGTTCAAGACGTTCGCGCCGACGGTCGACTGGGATGCGTTCATGGCCGGCCTGGGCCTGCCCCCCAACCCGGCGAAGGTGGTGGCCTATGGCGACACGGCGGTGAAGAACGGCGCGGCGCTGGTCGGCAGCCAGCCGGTGGCGGCGTGGAAGAAGTACCTGGCGTTCCACCTGGCGTCCGACAACGCGACGAACCTGCCGAAGGCCTTCGACGACGCGAGTTTCGAGTTCTTCGGCAAGACGCTGCGCGGCCTCGAGGCCAAGCGCGAGCGATGGAAGCGCGGCGTCACGCTGCTCGACCAGAACATCGGCGAGGGCGTCGGCGAGGCCTACGTGGCGAAGTTCTTCCCGCCCGATCACAAGGCCAAGATGGATGCGCTGGTGGCCAACCTGCGCAAGGCCCTCGAGGGACGCCTGAAGACGCTGCCGTGGATGGACGAGGCGACGCGCGCCGAGGCGCTGAAGAAGCTCGCGACGTTCGAGCCGCGGGTCGGCTACCCGTCCAAGTGGCGCGACTACTCGGCGCTCACCATCGACAAGGGCACGCTGTTCGAGAACGTGGTCAACGCACGCGCCTTCGAGTGGAAGCGGCAGGTCGCGCGCCTTGGCAAGCCGGTGGACCGCGAGGAGTGGGGCATGAACCCGCAGGAGGTCAACGCCTACTACAACCCGCTGATGAACCAGATCACGTTCCCGGCGGCCATCCTGCAGCCGCCCTTCTTCGACGTCAACGCCGACCCGGCGGTCAACTACGGCGCCATCGGCGGCGTGATCGGCCACGAGATCGGCCACGGCTTCGACGACCAGGGCCGCGCCTTCGACGAGGCCGGCCGGACGCGCAACTGGTGGACGCCGGAGACCGACGCCAAGTTCAAGGCCGCCACCAGGCAGCTCGGCGCGCAGTACGCGAAGTACTGCCCCGTGCCCAACGGCTGCATCAACGGCGACCTCACGATGGGCGAGAACATCGGCGACCTCGGCGGCCTGACGATGGCCTACACCGCCTACAAGCTTTCCTTGAACGGCAAGGAGGCGCCGGTCATCGACGGCCTCACGGGTGATCAGCGGTTCTTCCTCGCCTGGGCGCAGGTATGGCGCGCCCTGGCGCGCGAGGACGACACGCGCCAGCGCCTCGTCACCGATCCGCACTCGATGCCCGAGTTCCGCTGCAACGGCGTCGTCCGCAACATGGACGAGTGGTACGCCGCCTTCAACGTGAAGGAAGGCGACAAGCTGTACCTGCCGCCCGACCAGCGCGTGAAGATCTGGTAG